The Entomobacter blattae nucleotide sequence CAATATTGGAACCCCACTGCTTGTGAGGTGGCTTAAACAAGCCGATCAATGGGAGCAAATGGTGCTGATGTTTCAAGAAGAAGTAGCTCTAAGAATTTGTGCCCCTCCCAATACTCCCCATTATGGGCGGCTTGCCGTGCTGACTCAATGGATAGCGCAATGCTCGATCAGCATGCATATTGCCGCAGGGGCTTTTTCTCCTCCACCCAAGGTGCGTTCAGCCGTGGTGCGCATTATTCCCTACAAGAAGCAACCAGCCCCTAACCTTTTTAAAGCGATGGAAACGATAACGGCAGCAGCCTTCGGACAAAGGCGGAAAATGCTCCGCCGCTCCCTTGCCGCCCTGAATGGCAAAATGCTCCTCGAAAGCGCTGGAATAGAAGATACGCGAAGGGGAGAAACCCTTACGATTGCAGAATTTGAGCAGCTTGCCCGCCACTATCTAAATTCAATGACTTTACGGCAAACAGATTCTAGCAGACACAGCCTAGAGCCTTAAGGAAAAAGGTTATAGCACAACCGTAGGCACAGCGTATTGGCCGTTTATGGCAATATTGGCTCTAAAGCCCTGATGAGCACGCCCCTCCGTGATTGAATATCTATTCTCTATAAAAATATATTCCCCATAAGGAAGGCAGCTTTAATAAAGGCGCCATTGGTCTGTTGTCGTATGGCAGCACGAGCAATATATATTTTAATTACTCCTTCCTAGGAAAGAAGCCTTCTAATAAAGGTATTGCCCGCATATTTAGCCTCATGATCCTTCTCAGCATTAAACATATAATCCCTTGTTAAGGGAATAGCATTAGCACTTGGTGTTAACTGTAGCTGAAAATTCATATGGCCTTGATAGCGGAAAGTTAATTCTGCCCCAACAAGATAAAGACTAAACATACGATAAAAACGCTCATCATACATTTTTATTACCGCCTGGCAGTTTTCCCTAAAACGTTTATACCACTCGGCAAGGGTCATGGCATAATGAAACCGTAACACTTCACAGTCAGCCACCCACAAGCCAGACTTTTCGACAGAATGAAACGTTTCACTTAAAGAGGGAGAATACCCCCCTGGAAAGATATATTTGGCAATCCATGGATTGGTAGAACCCGCCCCATCGCTTCTTCCAATGGAATGAAGAAGCATTATGCCCTCATCCTTTAAGCAGCGCCGCACAGAAGAAAAAAACGTATCATAATATCCCACACCTACATGCTCAAACATGCCTACGGAGACAATCCTGTCAAAAGTTTTTCTAACTTTACGATAATCAATGAGTTCAAAGCGTACTTGGCCTTGCAACCCTTCCTCTTCTACCCTTTGCCGGGCCACTACAAGCTGTTCCTTTGAAAGGGTGATACCGGTAACCTTAGCGCCATATTCCTTGG carries:
- the rsmA gene encoding 16S rRNA (adenine(1518)-N(6)/adenine(1519)-N(6))-dimethyltransferase RsmA, producing the protein MNPTLPSLREVITRFELNARKSLGQHFLLDPNITRHIVSLAGDISGRFVAEIGPGPGGLTRALLETTAQQVVAVEIDERAVRASQFLTQFYPENKLKVIEADALKTDLPPLLPAPRQIIANLPYNIGTPLLVRWLKQADQWEQMVLMFQEEVALRICAPPNTPHYGRLAVLTQWIAQCSISMHIAAGAFSPPPKVRSAVVRIIPYKKQPAPNLFKAMETITAAAFGQRRKMLRRSLAALNGKMLLESAGIEDTRRGETLTIAEFEQLARHYLNSMTLRQTDSSRHSLEP
- a CDS encoding SAM-dependent methyltransferase; translation: MITLLSAVLKRFITRGTLEVIYPDGRKIVYRGSDEFSASMRIHSENVVRGLLLNPGLAFGEAYMDGLIEPVNCTLYALMQVIMSNDLGAGHVGEKVSGFLRYVKRSWSQFNPEKRAQKNVAHHYDLSRDFYKLFLDEDMQYSCAYFSADTISLEQAQLDKKRHIAAKMLLDKPDLEVLDIGCGWGGMAITLAKEYGAKVTGITLSKEQLVVARQRVEEEGLQGQVRFELIDYRKVRKTFDRIVSVGMFEHVGVGYYDTFFSSVRRCLKDEGIMLLHSIGRSDGAGSTNPWIAKYIFPGGYSPSLSETFHSVEKSGLWVADCEVLRFHYAMTLAEWYKRFRENCQAVIKMYDERFYRMFSLYLVGAELTFRYQGHMNFQLQLTPSANAIPLTRDYMFNAEKDHEAKYAGNTFIRRLLS